In Acinonyx jubatus isolate Ajub_Pintada_27869175 chromosome A3, VMU_Ajub_asm_v1.0, whole genome shotgun sequence, a genomic segment contains:
- the SUN5 gene encoding SUN domain-containing protein 5 — protein sequence MPRSLRNPRDPCDPPENARPRRVAQRGRNTCRMAQDALPNASDAIVLPIRINAPALSLAQCVLACISWITCLACFLRTQAHQILLNNCRCRLLFQKLMEKTGVLVLCAFGFWILSMHVPSKMEVWQDDSIDSPLQSLRMYQEKVRHHSGEIQDLRGNMTQLIAKLQLMEAMSDEQKMAQKIMKMIQGDYIEKPDFALKSIGASIDFEQTSATYNYDKARSCWNWIRLWNYAQPPDVILEPNVTPGNCWAFSGDRGQVTIRMAQKVYLSNLTLQHIPKTISLSGNLDTAPKDFVIYGMEGSPKEEVFLGAFQFQPENIIQMFPLQNQPVRAFGAVKVKISSNWGNPRFTCLYRVRVHGSVTPPRQL from the exons ATGCCACGGTCCTTGAGGAACCCCAGGGACCCGTGTGACCCGCCTGAGAATGCCAGACCCAGGAG GGTCGCCCAAAGAGGCCGGAACACCTGCAGGATGGCCCAGGACGCCTTGCCAAACgcga GTGATGCCATAGTGTTGCCCATCCGCATCAACGCCCCGGCCCTGAGCCTGGCCCAGTGCGTGCTGGCCTGTATCT CCTGGATCACCTGCCTGGCCTGCTTCCTGAGGACTCAGGCTCACCAGATTCTGCTCAACAACTGCAG ATGCAGGCTGCTCTTCCAGAAGCTCATGGAAAAGACAGGTGTTCTCGTCCTCTGTGCTTTTG GATTCTGGATATTGTCTATGCACGTACCGTCTAAAATGGAAGTCTGGCAG GATGACAGCATAGATAGTCCACTGCAGAGCTTGAG AATGTACCAGGAGAAGGTGCGGCATCACTCTGGGGAAATCCAGGACCTCCGAGGTAACATGACCCAACTCATTGCCAAGCTCCAGTTGATGGAAGCCATGTCAGATGAG CAAAAAATGGcccagaaaataatgaagatgataCAAGGAGATTATATTGAAAAGCCAGACTTTGCCCTAAAGTCTATAG GTGCCTCCATCGACTTTGAGCAAACGTCTGCCACATACAACTACGACAAGGCTCGCTCCTGCTGGAACTGGATCCGGCTATGGAACTACGCTCAGCCCCCAGACGTGATCCTTGAG CCCAACGTGACACCCGGCAACTGCTGGGCCTTCTCGGGTGACCGAGGCCAGGTGACCATCCGAATGGCCCAGAAGGTCTACCTGTCCAACCTGACGCTGCAGCACATCCCCAAGACCATCTCACTGTCAGGCAACCTGGACACTGCTCCCAAGGACTTTGTCATTTAC GGCATGGAAGGCTCTCCCAAGGAGGAGGTGTTCCTGGGGGCGTTTCAGTTTCAGCCGGAAAACATCATCCAGATGTTCCCGCTCCAG AACCAGCCTGTCCGAGCTTTTGGTGCCGTCAAGGTGAAGATCTCAAGCAACTGGGGGAACCCACGCTTCACCTGCCTGTACCGAGTGCGCGTGCACGGCTCCGTGACCCCACCTCGACAGCTCTAG